In Kwoniella pini CBS 10737 chromosome 4, complete sequence, one DNA window encodes the following:
- a CDS encoding methionine aminopeptidase, type I — MTTCAGCGEKEASRLECPNCKKLGIKGSFFCDQDCFKKSSIHSIVQLAAENEANKESTLPANMRNYKFTGPLRPVYPLSAKRVVPPHIKRPDYADHPQGVSAIESVREKRIRILDKEEIEAMRVVCRLGREVLDHTASFIKPGITTDELDAICHQACVERNAYPSPLNYARFPKSVCISVNEVICHGIPDQRPLVEGDIVNLDVSLCFHSDLNATYPVGKIDEESADLIATTKKSVEEAIGICKPGVPYREIGNKIEEIVRPKGYSIVRRYTGHGVHERFHCEPNIVHYGGSKMPGKMEAGHVFTIEPMINLGTANLDHWKDDWTAVTLDGRRSAQFEETILITETGFEILTRPPPTTSSHKKKKKKSKSKANGSSTPNDGDETPEVGTPTGEVADGVKELEVNGSA, encoded by the exons ATGACTACTTGTGCTGGTTGTggagagaaagaagctTCTAGATTAGAATGCCCAAATTGTAAAAA GTTGGGCATAAAAGGTAGTTTCTTTTGTGATCAAGATTGTTTCAAGAAAAGTT CTATTCACAGTATAGTTCAACTCGCTGCTGAAAATGAAGCAAACA AAGAATCAACTTTACCGGCGAATATGAGgaattataaatttacTGGGCCATTACGTCCTGTATACCCTTTGTCAGCCAAAAGAGTAGTTCCGCCACATATCAAACGACCAGATTATGCAGATCATC CTCAAGGTGTATCAGCTATTGAAAGTGTAAGAGAGAAACGAATCAGGATATTGGATAAAGAGGAAATTGAGGCTATGAGAGTAGTGTGCAGG CTCGGTAGAGAAGTGCTCGATCATACAGCGTCGTTCATTAAGCCTGGTATAACGACCGATGAGTTGGACGCAATTTGTCATCAAGCTTGTGTGGAAAGAAATGCATATCCCAGTCCACTGAATTACGCTAGATTCCCTAAAAGCGTTTGTATAAGTGTGAACGAGGTTATTTGTCAT GGTATACCTGATCAACGACCATTAG TGGAAGGAGATATCGTTAATCTGGATGTCTCGTTAT GCTTTCACAGTGATTTGAACGCAACTTACCCAGTCGGCAAGATTGACGAAGAATCAGCAGACCTGATAGCCACCACGAAGAAATCagtagaagaagctatCGGGATATGTAAACCCGGTGTTCCTTATCGAGAGATCGGAAACAAAATCGAGGAGATCGTCAGACCCAAAGGATATAGCATAGTAAGGAGATATACTGGTCATGGTGTACATGAACGT TTCCATTGCGAACCTAATATCGTGCATTACGGTGGATCAAAAATGCCTGGAAAGATGGAAGCTGGACATGTATTTACCATTGAACCAATGATCAACCTTGGTACCGCCAACCTCG ACCACTGGAAAGATGACTGGACAGCTGTGACATTGGACGGTAGACGATCTGCTCAATTCGAAGAGACTATTTT AATAACAGAAACTGGATTTGAGATTCTTACTCGACCGCCACCTACTACATCATCacacaagaagaaaaagaagaagtcaaaatcCAAGGCTAACGGCTCCAGTACGCCTAACGATGGAGACGAAACACCGGAAGTTGGTACTCCAACAGGTGAGGTAGCTGATGGAGTGAAAGAGCTGGAGGTGAATGGGTCTGCGTAA